The Magnolia sinica isolate HGM2019 chromosome 3, MsV1, whole genome shotgun sequence genome includes the window agttttgtatctgccttattttttggcacaTGTCCTAACAAGAGtccgtaaaacggatggacatggtggatttctcgcaaacatcacggtgggccccgtgcggttgggtcacaggcaatccgtgtCACATTGGACCAATGTCCATTGTGACATGTTtaggatgatctggaccgttgctctggtgggccaccatgcacACGGACCACAACCCGAAAACGTAGTTGATAATAGCGCTTCTAACCAATGATCACCCGCAAATTCTGTAGCGCAATGGCGGGACAAATTAGTAATTGCACCCTGATCTTTGGGCAACGATCCAAAAAAGAAATGACCCACTAGATTAACGCTCCAACTTCTGTTTGCGAGTGTCAATCGAACGGCAGGGATGGAATAGATGAAGTGGCCAGCCTTTGGTATAAATATCAAAGCAAAATGGTTGATGATTGGTTGCCACTATAACGTGtcttcatctcattttagcttATTAGAGATTAGATAGTTGAGAACTGCTCCAGGGCTCCTACTCGCATTGGTTCACCTGGACAGTCCAATCGGTCGATCTGAGCTGTCCATGCAGTTCAGAACACATTTTATGGGATGTCATGCCAAAATCACACGGATGGAGTGATCTAATCCATTCTTTAGAATCGTTAGCaatccaaatagatggatcaaattgtttcctaaacctatttttgtgtaaatgatcctgaccgtccatatttaaggccattgatcaaatggttaattttGTTATATTAGTGTGACAATTTCATGGTAgatctaatgaacggtctagatcaatgatttgGACTGCGtcccgatgcaactaggagcactgtaaccTCCAGTGTtctgagagcattggagcatttctcctTGTAATTTATATAAATTGTCGGCTATATTTTTTAGGCCTGTTAATGAGTTTGTCTTATCTCagctaatcataattatgtatgaAAGATAACCAGAGAAAAGTATTAAAAATAATCTTGGCAACCAACAATCATAATCTGTAATACGATCATTGAATCGACACCGTTTATCTTGATCCAGGTGCGAGGGATCTGGGCCACACCCCCTTGGACTGGCATAAACGGCTTGTGATCATCCTCCATGTGGCCCGTGCGATCTCCTTCATCCATTCACAATCTCCCCCACAAGAGAAACACCTCCAAATGAATGCACATGGCAACATCAAAGCCTCCAATGTGTTCGTCCAGATAGATTTCTCGGCCTGCTTATCAGATTACGGCTTTGTTCAGCTGGCTGAGCGGCCGGAGTCCGTCGTTGTCCGGCCGAAGATGCCGGAAATAACCGACTTCGCCGGGAAGTCATCCCAGAGATGTGAGTTGACACAGAAGAGCGACATCTACCACTTTGGTATCATGGTGCTGGAtcttctaggtgggcccacagccCCATTCCAGATAAACTGTATATTAGAGAGGAAAGAGGAGATCAAGGCTGGTAAGATAAGCTTTTTTGAGTTTATTGTAGAGGGGACGGCCAAGAAGCGAGCATTGAAAGTTCTGGACATGGCTTTGTCTTGCACCAATCGGTCTCCTGATGCAAGGCCCACCATTGATCAGATATTGGGAGTTTTGAGAGAGGTTTGGACCGTTTGATCAAACATTTATAAATCTGTTTATCTATCTATACTTTTTTTTGTATAGACAATACTTTTATTTACATTCCTTGCAACATTGCCACGTTGGATGGCCTACCTTTAACTGCTGTAAATGTGGACTTTTGGTTTTGATTGTCCATTTTCTTGAGTGGGTTATGATCTAGTGGGCTAAGTGTATGGAAATCTTTCTATGCAACTGGTTTCACACATCGccttatctgaaccgtccattaagtgtGCTCTTCATAGACTGCCTTGAAAGATTCATACTGATCATATGATCAAACCGTCCAGTTAGTGGCATGGAAAATGGATTTAGAGGATTATTTGTAGCAGATAGGCCCAGTCACGGATGTTTGGGATGGTTGTGAGTTTTTTCCCAGTAGGGAAAAAAGAGGGGACTGGACACAACAGACGGTTCAGATAGGAGATGGGAATGCCAACAAGTTCAAATGTACAAGAATTGATGAAAATCATAGGATGGCCGTGGATCATGTGATCGGTCAAGATTCATCTATGCCTAGTGTTAGGCAAACATAAAAGATTAAGGCTGTATTTGGTTACACCAAATATAAataattggtgcaaccaaacgcaccttaAAACGATAAATAGAATTTTGGTAAGGATTGAAGACTAACCTTTGGAATGGGAGAAGGTGCAACCTTGCAAAAATTCGATGGAAAGCATGGCAAGtgttgaggtcaaaatttggACCACCTTTCACTCAATGCTATGAACCTTCGAcaaaccctggtcctgcacaaaatagtgagcaaaggagaccctggttaaGTCGGGAGATCCTCCTATGCCTAATTCAggttagggaatctgggtctaagtttaGTGTAAagagggtgcgagatattgcgtacTTGTAGTAATGGGGTCCCTTGGTATTTATACCTGGAGGTTAGGCGATATATGTCCGTTAATCTCAACATGATTTACTCAATCAGCAAGATATcgtgatcgtggagatattatccgcaaTCCATAGATTCGTGTTGCATATTGTGTCTTAAGGGCATGTATCCTTGGGTGAGATCTTCGGTCACGTTCACGTTTGGATAGTTTCTTGGTTCAACACTCAGAGTAATCACATCTGGCCTCAGCCTCGGCCTCATTTAAGCCGAGGCTGAGTGTTAGTAGTCGGGGCTGGTCGCATAACCTTTGCTTCGGCTCATGGCTTCGGATTAAGATGGCCTCGGCAACATGCCTCGGACTAAGTCTGGAATGTAAATTGACCTGTGATCTGAAACGACAATTGATCACTGCCTAAAGTCGAGATGGATCGAGAGAGGACTCGGCCCTGCTTCTCATTCATACATTCCCGAGGTCTCTCCTCCAAGCTCCGAGATTCGTAACTGGCTTGACTTGTCGAGTTGGATTTTCCCACAACAGAAAGCATTGTTCACTCCCCTCAAGAACCTCGGGCCCGCCCTAGAGGCTGAGACACTGCCAAAAGCCCTTAAGGGAGAGTGAGCAATGAACGTCGTGGCTGTGCCTTACTCCACGTAAGTAGGGTAGGATTTGTTCACTGCCGTCAAGAGCTTGTAGTGGACCCCATGTAGCAATGTCCATGTTCCCGGTCCATCTAAACAGTTCAGGAACATTTGGACCCGGAAGTTAAAATCTAGCCGGGTCCATTAGATCGCGTCT containing:
- the LOC131241251 gene encoding probable inactive receptor kinase At5g58300; this translates as MLSRAFHDRRKMGPTKSPRGAEDGGSVGSNNSRSRSYQQDDDEEPFGYMTDLPLTFCGGPRFRPLGLREVLQSSVQVLGESGLGISEKIVLSDGVFAAKRFRRVSVSKSEFRRRVERLAHVSARCEYLVPLRAYVYAKRVKVVLCRYYAMGSLADLLTGARDLGHTPLDWHKRLVIILHVARAISFIHSQSPPQEKHLQMNAHGNIKASNVFVQIDFSACLSDYGFVQLAERPESVVVRPKMPEITDFAGKSSQRCELTQKSDIYHFGIMVLDLLGGPTAPFQINCILERKEEIKAGKISFFEFIVEGTAKKRALKVLDMALSCTNRSPDARPTIDQILGVLREVWTV